The following are encoded together in the Vigna unguiculata cultivar IT97K-499-35 chromosome 2, ASM411807v1, whole genome shotgun sequence genome:
- the LOC114174040 gene encoding esterase CG5412-like — translation MEDQTQRKPRILCLHGFRTSGEILKQLVLRWPESVIQNLDLVFPDGQFPAQGRSDVEGTFDPPYYEWFQANEDFSGYRNFEECLAYIEDFMLKNGPFDGILGFSQGAILAAALPGMQAQGVALGKVEKIKFLIVISGAKFGGNKFGMPELASKAFSKPIDCLSLHFIGEKDFMKEESVALLEAFQNPVVIHHPKGHTVPKLDDKSLEIMVNFIDSIQRMI, via the exons ATGGAAGACCAAACCCAGAGAAAACCCAGAATCCTGTGCCTCCATGGATTCAGAACCAGTGGCGAAATCCTCAAGCAATTGGTCTTAAGATGGCCAGAATCTGTGATACAAAACTTGGACCTGGTGTTCCCCGATGGCCAGTTTCCTGCACAGGGAAGATCTGATGTTGAAGGCACTTTTGATCCTCCTTACTATGAATGGTTCCAAGCCAATGAG GACTTCTCCGGGTATAGAAACTTCGAAGAGTGTTTAGCATACATAGAAGATTTCATGCTAAAAAATGGTCCTTTCGATGGTATATTGGGTTTCTCTCAG GGAGCAATTTTAGCAGCTGCATTACCAGGAATGCAAGCGCAG GGTGTAGCACTTGGGAAGGTAGAAAAGATCAAGTTTTTGATTGTGATATCCGGAGCCAAGTTTGGTGGAAACAAGTTTGGAATGCCTGAATTGGCTTCTAAGGCATTTTCAAAACCAATTGATTGTTTATCTCTTCACTTTATTG GGGAGAAAGATTTCATGAAGGAAGAGAGCGTTGCTTTGTTGGAAGCATTCCAGAATCCTGTTGTGATTCATCACCCCAAAGGACACACAGTCCCCAAACTTG ATGATAAAAGTCTTGAAATTATGGTTAATTTTATTGACAGCATTCAGAGGATGATTTAA